A window of the Scyliorhinus torazame isolate Kashiwa2021f chromosome 12, sScyTor2.1, whole genome shotgun sequence genome harbors these coding sequences:
- the LOC140386443 gene encoding complement C1q tumor necrosis factor-related protein 6-like codes for MRPSNPLKLIAEAKSRLGAAYDWSHGSDVVFDVQRSTMNHVLNPVNPIVYNMVIVNLGQVYDNKTGKFTCPKCGLYFFSFSSLPGRGLQTDVILIKDEVEESVIHSVLPANSSQLATKNVILDLHKGDQVWVKLASGNLWSQAGSLYFQGFLLTGKAK; via the exons ATGAGACCAAGTAATCCACTGAAATTGATCGCAGAGGCAAAATCCAGGCTGGGAGCTGCTTATGATTGGAGCCATG GCTCAGATGTGGTGTTTGACGTGCAGCGCTCCACAATGAATCATGTGCTGAATCCTGTGAATCCCATTGTTTACAATATGGTTATTGTGAATCTTGGACAAGTATACGACAACAAGACTGGAAAGTTTACATGCCCCAAGTGTGGCTTGTATTTTTTCAGTTTCTCCTCTCTACCGGGCAGAGGGCTGCAGACAGATGTGATCCTGATAAAGGATGAAGTGGAAGAAAGTGTGATCCATAGCGTGCTGCCAGCGAACAGTTCCCAGCTCGCCACCAAAAATGTGATCCTGGATCTTCACAAGGGAGACCAAGTGTGGGTCAAGCTGGCTTCAGGGAATCTCTGGAGCCAGGCTGGATCACTCTACTTCCAGGGATTTCTGCTGACTGGCAAAGCTAAATAA